A single Cottoperca gobio chromosome 7, fCotGob3.1, whole genome shotgun sequence DNA region contains:
- the gdi1 gene encoding rab GDP dissociation inhibitor alpha → MDEEYDVIVLGTGLTECILSGIMSVNGKKVLHMDRNPYYGGESSSITPLEELYKRFSLPDSPAESMGRGRDWNVDLIPKFLMANGQLVKMLLYTEVTRYLDFKVVEGSFVYKGGKIYKVPSTETEALASNLMGMFEKRRFRKFLVFVANFDENDPKTFEGVDPKTTTMRDVYKKFDLGQDVIDFTGHALALYRTDDYLDVACLETINRIKLYSESLARYGKSPYLYPLYGLGELPQGFARLSAIYGGTYMLNKPVDEIVMEDGHVVGVKSEGEVARCKQLICDPSYIPDRVRKAGQVIRVICVLSHPIKNTNDANSCQIIIPQNQVNRNSDIYVCMISYAHNVAAQGKYIAIVSTTVETGEPEAEIEPALELLEPIDQKFVAISDLYEPTDDGTESQVFASSSYDATTHFETTCNDIKDIYKRMTGSDFDFENMKRKQNDVFGEDEQ, encoded by the exons ATGGATGAGGAATATGATGTGATCGTTTTGGGCACCGGACTCACA GAATGCATCCTGTCCGGGATCATGTCTGTGAACGGGAAAAAGGTTCTGCACATGGACAGGAACCCCTACTATGGTGGCGAGAGCTCCTCCATCACCCCTCTGGAGGAG CTGTACAAGCGCTTCAGTCTTCCAGACAGCCCGGCTGAGTCAATGGGCAGAGGAAGGGACTGGAACGTCGACCTCATCCCCAAGTTTCTCATGGCCAACG GTCAGCTTGTGAAGATGCTGCTATACACAGAAGTGACACGATACCTGGACTTTAAAGTAGTGGAGGGAAGCTTTGTGTACAAAGGAGGAAAGATCTACAAGGTGCCGTCAACCGAGACTGAGGCACTAGCTTCAA ATCTGATGGGAATGTTTGAGAAGCGAAGGTTTAGGAAGTTCTTAGTCTTTGTGGCCAACTTCGATGAGAACGACCCAAAAACCTTTGAGGGCGTGGACCCCAAAACCACAACGATGAGGGATGTTTACAAGAAGTTTGACCTCGGCCAGGACGTCATTGACTTCACCGGCCACGCCCTGGCCCTCTACAGGACAGATGA ctATCTTGACGTTGCCTGTTTGGAGACTATCAATCGTATCAAGCTGTACAGTGAATCGCTGGCACGGTATGGAAAGAGCCCCTACCTCTACCCCCTGTATGGTCTGGGAGAGCTGCCACAGGGATTTGCCAG ATTGAGTGCAATCTACGGAGGGACCTACATGCTGAACAAACCCGTGGATGAGATCGTGATGGAAGACGGCCATGTGGTTGGAGTGAAGTCTGAGGGCGAG GTGGCTCGTTGTAAGCAGCTCATCTGCGACCCCAGCTACATCCCGGACCGCGTCCGCAAGGCGGGTCAGGTGATCCGTGTGATCTGCGTCCTCAGCCACCCCATCAAGAACACCAATGACGCCAACTCCTGCCAGATCATCATTCCTCAGAATCAGGTTAACCGCAACTCAG ACATCTACGTGTGCATGATCTCCTATGCTCACAATGTGGCAGCCCAGGGGAAGTACATTGCCATCGTCAGCACCACAGTGGAGACCGGCGAGCCCGAAGCTGAGATAGAGCCGGccctggagctgctggagccCATCGACCAAAA GTTTGTGGCTATAAGCGATCTTTATGAGCCCACAGACGATGGTACTGAAAGCCAG GTCTTCGCTTCAAGCTCCTACGATGCCACCACTCACTTCGAGACCACTTGCAACGACATCAAGGACATCTACAAACGTATGACCGGGAGCGACTTTGACTTTGAGAACATGAAGCGCAAACAGAACGATGTGTTTGGGGAGGATGAGCAGTGA
- the atp6ap1b gene encoding V-type proton ATPase subunit S1b — MSRSRCSSRVSLMAFIGLFIALFSTESSAAQVPLLMWSSDSLPPLASPAAGHITSNEQLTAYLTSAFGSGPNTVLLFLQDKLSKEDFTVFGGVFGNKQDSAFQNLEAALQSSPSSVKLPALEWSDSSATLALLQEKLDVSPVLVDADTLSHLSINTSASNLLLINLPYCTGFDKSCKQVLHDNDENIGKVLTVMKDKNVPYTAIYTGLQPSRVISETSMSNQPAGRSLLQAVEPSVKPPIMYNLSGNPCIMLWAQNLNISLTSTSEWIDLAAETPSLAGSFCNSSYSLLVLTYTSGHILSFSMSRRLYSVSARYWFTLDSVQLQSNGRTASFIGKRNIYAPAEYSFHCQSVTSFRDALLVPTNADQNTTQWRLNFIDLQIQGFGLANGTDFSYASDCAGFFTAGIWMGLLTSLLMLYIFMYGMHMIMQLNTMDRFDDPKGPSISVPQTE, encoded by the exons ATGTCACGCTCGAGGTGCTCGAGCCGAGTGAGTTTAATGGCTTTTATCGGCCTTTTTATCGCCCTTTTCTCCACGGAGAGCTCTGCTGCTCAAGTGCCACTTTTAATGTGGTCCAGTGACag CTTACCACCACTGGCCTCAcctgcagctggtcacatcacGTCCAATGAGCAGCTGACTGCCTACCTCACCTCGGCCTTTGGCTCCGGTCCCAACACTGTGCTGTTATTCCTGCAGGACAAG TTAAGCAAAGAAGACTTCACAGTCTTTGGTGGAGTGTTTGGAAACAAGCAGGACAGTGCCTTTCAAAACCTTGAG GCTGCACTGCAGTCTTCTCCCTCGTCAGTGAAGCTCCCTGCTTTAGAGTGGTCGGACTCCTCTGCCACGCtggctctgctgcaggagaagCTCGATGTCTCGCCCGTGCTCGTAGACGCAGACACTTTGTCACATCTCAGCATCAACACATCTGCCAGCAACCTGCTGCTCATCAATCTTCCCTATTGTACTGG CTTTGACAAGTCTTGCAAGCAAGTCCTACATGACAATG ATGAAAATATCGGGAAAGTTCTGACTGTCATGAAAGACAAAAACGTGCCATACACTGCGATATACACAGGACTCCAGCCATCACGG GTGATTTCAGAGACATCTATGTCTAACCAGCCTGCGGGGCGCTCCCTGCTGCAGGCCGTTGAGCCCTCTGTCAAACCGCCCATCATGTATAATTTATCCGGTAACCCTTGCATAATGCTTTGGGCTCAGAATCTCAACATCAGCCTCACGAGCACTTCAGAGTGGATCGACCTCGCTGCAGAAACGCCTTCCTTGGCAGGATCCTTCTGCAACAGCAGCTACTCGCT GCTTGTCCTGACGTATACATCAGGCCATATACTAAG TTTTTCCATGAGTCGACGGTTATATTCTGTGTCTGCACGATACTGGTTCACCTTGGACTCTGTGCAGCTGCAGTCAAACGGTCGAACAGCATCTTTCATTGGGAAACGCAACATCTACGCCCCTGCAGAGTATTCCTTCCACTGCCAGTCCGTCACCAGCTTCAGAGATGCTCTGCTCGTGCCAACCAACGCCGACCAGAACACCACGCAGTGGAGGCTCAATTTTATCGACCTCCAG ATTCAGGGCTTCGGTTTGGCCAACGGAACAGACTTCTCCTATGCCAGTGACTGTGCCGGCTTCTTCACCGCAGGGATTTGGATGGGGCTGCTGACCTCACTGCTCATGCTGTACATTTTCATGTACGGTATGCATATGATCATGCAGCTAAACACTATGGATCGATTCGACGACCCCAAAGGTCCATCGATTTCAGTACCTCAGACGGAGTGA
- the LOC115011411 gene encoding protein pitchfork — protein MSAAPVHGVAFGSSQERRLFPVHLARDRLGNQTSREGAPHLGPGCYDNNEFGTMLHDLQTTPGSKKGYVLSARTAARFPPCNKTATPSPQQYQQDQSWSRVPPPGKTPFNSTTQRFKSMSSTTEDSPGPGQYAHDAVTDRKVSWPMCFGSPDWSRLPQVEKKSLRVKLNNEKEFLKHRSRVAYLSLYY, from the exons ATGTCCGCAGCTCCTGTCCACGGAGTAGCTTTTGGCAGCTCCCAGGAGAGGAGACTCTTCCCCGTGCATTTAGCGCGAGACCGGCTGGGGAACCAAACGTCACGTGAGGGAGCGCCACACCTCGGCCCTGGCTGCTATGACAACAATGAG TTTGGCACAATGCTCCATGATTTACAGACGACACCGGGGAGTAAGAAAGGATATGTTCTGTCTGCGAGGACTGCAGCACGTTTCCCACCTTGTAACAAG ACAGCGACCCCTTCTCCACAGCAGTACCAGCAGGATCAAAGCTGGTCCAGAGTCCCCCCTCCTGGCAAAACACCTTTCAACTCAACTACACAGAGGTTCAAAAGCATGTCAAGTACAACCGAGGACAGCCCAGG GCCTGGGCAGTACGCTCATGATGCAGTGACGGACAGGAAGGTGAGCTGGCCGATGTGCTTCGGGAGCCCAGACTGGTCCAGACTGCCTCAGGTGGAGAAGAAGTCCCTCAGAGTGAAG CTCAACAACGAAAAGGAGTTCTTGAAGCACAGAAGCAGAGTCGCCTACCTGAGTTTGTACTATTAA